The nucleotide window AAAGCTATTGGCCCATGCTGTTTTCCACAGTACTGAGCGTCGTCTGGATCGCGGCCTGCATCAGCCTGTTTTTATCCTCTGACCGCCAACTCGACAGAATCCCGTTGTATGAACTAGCAGGCCTTCTTGCCGGCGCCATGCTGCCTTTGATGGTCGTCTGGCTGATGACACTCGCCTTTTTAAGGGTGACGCCTTTACGGGAAGAACGCCTGGCCCTGTCCAGCGGACTGGAAAACCTTCTTTCTCCGCTCGATATTGCACAGAAACGGATGGATACAATTGTTGCCAATCTTCACCGGGAGATCAAACACGTCGAGGCCGCCGGCGATATTGCCCAGTCCAGAATTGAAAATCTCGAAAACCGTTTTCAGGAACAGATCTCCTCATTATTCGAAGCAACAACAGGGGCAGAAAACAGGACCCGCGACTTTCAGGATCTTCTCGGTCGCGAACGGGACGCCCTCTCCGGTCTCAGCGAAGAAATCACGAACCAGCTCAAGGAATTGGAAGCTGTCTTCAGCCAGCTGAAATTTGACAGTGAAACCATTACCAATATTACCCGCAAAAACTCGGAAAAAGTCAGCAATGAGATTGTCTTCCAGAAAAAAACACTGGACGAACGCGCCCTGCAGATCGAGACCAGGCTGGATACTCTGGGTGAAAAACTCCATCAACTGACGGAGGCCCTCGACCAGAAAGTTGACACGTCCGGTCAAAAACTCGCCACCCTGTCCGGTGACATGGAAACACGCCGCGAGGCCCTGACCGATACCGTGGGCCTGTTGTCCCGGCAAACTGCTGAAATTTGCGCAAGACTTGGCGACCAGGCCGCCACCATGGAAAAACTTACCGGCAGTGCGGCTGATGACAGTGAGCGCCTGACCGCCCTGATCAAAGAACAGGCCAACGAACTCTCTGCAGTTGCTGCCGGCGCCCTCGCCCAGACAGCGGAGGCCGGTGAGAGTTTCCAGAGTCACGCCACGGGCCTTGGCCGGCTGTTCTCGGAAATCACGGAAAAAGGCAATATCCTGCTCGAGGAAAGCACCGGAAAATTCAGCGAAAATACGGCCCTGATCCAGCAGGTCATCAATGATTTTTCTGCCAATCTGGCAGAACAGATCGAGGAAACCACCCGCAGGATCAATACCCAGAATGAAAGCCTTGAGCATTCCCTGACCGCCCGCATCTCCAATGCCGAGGAAATTCTGGAAACCCAGGCGGAAGTCATCCGGGAAGGCCTCAGGCTGCAGGCCGAGGAAATCCAGTCCATCCTGGCCGGCAATACGGAACAGATCGGACAGTCCATCCAGGGCTCCCTGATGGATATCCAGCGCCATTCAGACGATATCAGCCAGATCGTCGAGGCAAACGTGACCAAGCTTGACGAAAATGTCGAGCTTATGGGCTCACAGGCCATTCAGTTCAGGGAACTTTCCGAAAGTTATCGCAATCAGCTTGACCAGTCCGAACAGAAACTGAAACAGCAGCATGAGGACCTCACCGACAGCATAGCCGTCGTCACGGATCAAATCGACCTGGCCATCGACAAACTCAAGGATCAGTCGTCTGACCTGGGCTCCCACGGCCAGACGGTTATCGACAACATCCTGAGCCAGACAGAGCAGCTTGCCGGCCATGTCGAAGAGATCCGCCAGCGGGCAGAAACAAGCCTGCGGGACATGCAGGAAATCGAGACCAATATCGGCGCACAACTGGATGCCGCCGAGGAAAAAACCGGCCACATTACCGAAGACTGGCGCAAAACCTCGGAATATATCGGGGCAAAATGCAGCGAGACCATCAACCATCTTGGCAGCCTGACCGAGCGCCTTAAATCGCTGGAAACAGACAACAACAGGACCGTGGAAACAGCCGAAACCAATATCAAACGCATCTCCGATGAACTTCAGCATGCTTCTGAAAGCATTTACCTGGCGTCGGCCAGTGCCATTGAGGCGGCGGATGAAACCAACAAAGTTATTGATCAGCACAATGAAAAATTCCAGCAGCTGATCAAATCAATCCAGCTGTCCAGCAGCAGCGTTATCGCCGATGCCGAATCTTATGAAAAGCGCATCAGCCAGAAAGCGGGGGGCGGCTTTTCCTCACTTGCCTCAAGGGTCATGGAACAGCTGCAATCCTCTGCTATCGATATCGGCCGATATGTCGATGAAGATGTGTCCGACGATCTGTGGCAACTCTATGTCAAGGGTGACAAGAGCGCCTTCCTGCGCCGTCTTAAGAAGGTCAGTGACAAGAAGACACTCAGCAAAATTGCTGACAAGTGCAAAAACGATTCCGATTTCCGACGCTACATCCAGGATTATATGGAAAATTTCGAAGATCTGATGTCGAAAGCCATGAGCAATAATTCAAATTCTGCCTTTGCCGTCTCGCTCATTTCATCGGATGCCGGCAAGGTCTACCTGGCCCTGGCGCAGGCGGTCGGAAAACTTTCATGAAATATGTAACCGGGCTTTTATTTCTGGCACTCCTGCTTGGCGGATGTGATCAGAAAAAAAATGTCCCGAGCGAAGACAAAACAGAATCTCCTCCAGTCTTCATGAAGATGGCCAGCAGTTACCCTTCGAGCCTCGGCTTGCTGGGGGCCAGCGGCACAAGAATCGAAACACAAATCCATCTGATTTCCAACGGCAATGTATCCATCAAATTTTTCGAACCCGGGGCCCTTGTCCCCAACCTGGAAATCTTTGATGCGGTATCTTACGGGGCGCTTGACGCCGGCTGGTCCGCCCCCGGCCTGTGGAGCGGCAAGGTCCCCTCCCTCCAGCTTTTCAGCGCTGTGCCCTTCGGTCCCGGTGCTGCAGAATATCTGGCCTGGTTTTACGGCGGTGGCGGCCGGGTTATTTTTGAAGAGATTTACGAGCGACATAATATTCACAGTCTTATCTGCGGCGTAAACCCGCCCGAAGCCTCCGGCTGGTTCCGCGAAGAAATCAAATCCCTGGACGATCTGAAGGGTCTGAAAATCCGCTTCTATGGCCTCGGCGCCCGGGTATTGAGCAAGCTTGGGGTTTCTACTCAACTCCTCGCCACCGGCGATATATTCCCGGCCCTTGAACTGGGCACCATCGATGCGACGGAATTTTCCATGCCGTCAATCGATTTGCAAATGGGTTTCAGCCAACTCGCCAAACATTATTACTTTCCCGGCTGGCACCAGCAGGCGACTTTTTTCGAGCTGATGATTAATCTGGATAGATGGAACAGCCTCAATCCGGTCCAGCAGGCCCAGATTGAAAGCGTCTGTGCCGATAATATCAGATTTACCCTGGCCTTCGGCGAAGCCGATCAGGCCGACGCCCTGGAGGAACTCCAGAAACAGGGAGTACAGTTCCACAAGTGGCCGGAGGAAATTATGCAGGCTCTTCATGCCGCCTGGCTGGAAGTCGCCCGGGAGGAAGCCGATAAAGACCCCGATTTCAAACGGGCCTGGGACTCCCTGTCCGGTTTTCGGGAAAAATACAAAACCTGGAAAGAGCTGGGTAATCTTGACTGATCTTGCCAAAATAGAAAAATCCTTGTCCTCATTCATTTCCTCGACAGGTAAAATTTCATCCTGGCTGGTGGTCGTTATGATGCTGGTGATCGTTTTTGATGTCATCAGCCGTCGTTTTTTTGTCATCGGTTCAGTCAAATTCCAGGAACTGGAATGGCACCTGCATGGAATATTGTTCCTCTGTTGCCTCGGGTACACCTATCTGAAGGATGCCCATGTACGGGTTGAGTTTTTGCGGGAAAAACTGTCGCCCCGGACCCGGGCCTGGCTGGAGATCGCCGGCAGCCTGTTTTTTCTCCTCCCCTATTGCCTGGTGCTGATTTACTTCGGCTACGACTTTACGGTACGGGCCTTCGTCGGCAATGAAGTGTCGGCGGCGGCCGAGGGCCTCCCCTTCCGCTGGATTATCAAGGGCTTTATTCCCTTAGGTATATTCCTGCTGGCCCTGTCCGCTGTTACCGTCATCCTGCGCAACCTGCTTCAGCTGAAACAGGTGGATTAGCGCCATGGCGGCTCTGACGGAATATCTCCCCCTTTTGATGTTTGTCGCACTCGGCCTGTTTCTGTTCAGCGGTTATCCCGTGGCCTTCGTTCTCGGCGGCACAGGACTTCTTTTCGGCCTGATCGGCATGACGATGGATCTTTTCAATTTCAAGGAATTCTTCCTGATCATCTCCCGGATATATGGCGGCGTTGTGGAGAATCTGGTCCTGATTGCCGTCCCCATGTTCGTCTTTATGGGAATTATCCTGGAACGTAGCGGCATCGCCCGAGACCTCCTGCAGTCCCTCCAGATCCTGACCCGCCGTATTCCTGGCGGCCTTGCGCTTTCGGTGACGCTCCTTGGCACCATAATGGCCGCTACAACCGGCATTATCGGCGCCAGCGTGGTCATGATTACGCTGATGGCCCTGCCGGTCATGCTGGAACAGGATTATGACAAGGCTTTTGCGACGGGTACCATCGCCGCCTCGGGCACGCTGGGTATCCTTATTCCCCCCAGCATCATGCTGGTGATCATGGGAGAACTCCTGTCGACCTCAGTCGGGACACTGTTCGTAAGTGCGCTGGTTCCCGGCCTGTTGCTGGCCCTGCTGTATGTGGTTTATATCTTTATCAGAAGCTGGTTGAACCCGGCGATTGCCCCCTCGGACACAAAAGCTCACATTACCGGGAATGAGGGTTTCAGCGAAACAGCTTTGCCGAATGATAATTCCATCACCCTGCTGCTGAAAAGAATTCTGCCGCCGTTGATACTGATATTACTGGTTCTGGGGTCCATTTTCGGCGGTTTTGCCACTCCGACAGAAGCCGCCGGAGTTGGCGCCTTTGCCGCGCTTCTCCTCGCTCTTGTCAAAAAACGCCTGAATATTTCTGTACTGGGTAGAATGTGTGAAGAAACCGCCAGTACCACAGGAATGGTCTTTGGTGTTTTTATTGGCGCGACCGCCTTTTCCTATGTTTTCCGCTCCCTCGGTGGCGATGACCTGATCATTGGCTTTATTCAGTCCATGCCGGCCGGCCCCTGGATGATCCTGGGCGGGCTCATGCTCCTGATTTTCGTGCTCGGATTCTTCTTTGACTGGATTGAAATAACCCTGATCGTGCTGCCGGTTTTCACCCCCATCATCGGCGCTCTCGATTTCGGCCAGCATATTGCCTCTTCCGACATCGTTGTCTGGTTCGCCATTCTCACCGCGATCAACCTGCAGACCTCTTTCCTTACCCCGCCCTTCGGCTTTGCCCTTTTCTTCACCAAGGGCGCTGCGGCGGACAGTGTCAGCATCCAGGATATTTACCGCGGCGTGGTACCATTTGTCCTGCTGCAGCTTCTGGGACTGACACTGGTCATACTGTTTCCGCAAATCGCCCTTTGGCTGCCGAATATGCTGATCAAATAAAAAGCCGCCCAAAAAAGGCGGCTTTCAGATACTGTATGGGAAAATATATTTATGCGGCTGCAGTGCCGCCGGCCGAACCCATTTTTGTAATGAAATAGTCCAGGTTCTCTGGATCCACATCATTTTCACAATAGGTCAGAACCCTCTCGAGCATGCGGCTGCGGAAACGTTCACGGTCCTCGCCTGCACTCACGGACATATCTTCTGCCACATCAAGGGCGGCTTTTGCCAGCGGCAGAAGTTCCGGGGACAGGTTTGCCTGCCTGAAAATGGCGGAAATTCCAAGATCACCGCGGTCGTGAATAAGTTTGTAGGCGTTGCTGACCGGAATATTGCAGAGTTTGGCTACTGCTGCTTCGAAGAACACCAGGTCCCCCATGCACAGGGCCCGCAAGATAAGTGTCGGTGTCAGGCGGCCGTGGCTGTGCAATTGCTCCACAAGCTGGCGCACATCCATGACGTCGGCGCCGCCATCCAGCAGACTGACCGTCGCCCTTTCACGGGCGCTCAGGAACAGGTCCATTGCCATATCCGGTGACATTTCGTGATGGGTTACCAGATGATCCCTGACTTTCTCGGACACCAGGCTGACCAGACGTTCCGCCACCTTGATCGGCAGTTGGTCCCGTTTGGCAAGCGGTGCATTGACTTTTTCGCTTTCACCGAATTTGTCCAGAACCTTGCCCATTGTACCTTCTGAGAGTTCGGCGCTTTCATTGGAAACAAGAGTTGCGACCACATCTTCGTCCAAGCTTGTCTCGACAATAGCCTCGGCCACTTCAGAGGACAGATTTTCACGTCGTGCAACTGCCATCTGGCTTTCTGAGCCACTGTTAGCAATGATTTCCTTCAGGTCTTCATCGGTCAGGACTTCGGAAAACTCCAGAATCGGCAGCGAGACTTCCGTGACATCATTTGCCAGGGTAAGTGCCACATCATGGGGAATTTCCGGATTATCCATTAGACTAGCAGAAAGCGCCACCCGAACGCGAACTTCCGCGTCTTTCACCATGAGTTTGAAAATATCTTCGGCAATCTTCTTTTCTTCCGGAGACAGTGATGCTCCGGAGAAATGCTTGCCAACCTTTTCCGCTGCTACAGCACGGTTTTCAGGAGACGGGTCCTGCAGGAGCTTTAAAACGTCGGATTGACTGAGAGTGTTCGTCATTAAAACCTATGCCTTTATCTCTTTGGTATTACTGTTCCCGTATTGAACCGGCAGCCATCGTCCGGGTTCCAGCTCTCCAGGCCCAATAATCCCTTTATTTCTGAACAACACGGTGTCATTTTCAACAAAAGTAGTTAAACTCGCGTTAATATGCGTTATAACTTCGAAAAAATTAAAACCAAAAACCGTTTTCAGGGGATGAAAATGAAGAAAACAAATAAAAATATAGTTACTGCACTACTTATACTCTTGTCGGGAATGTTTGCATCTTCAGCCCATGCTGTTGCCCTGGACACGGACAAAATCGATCAGGCGATCAATGGCGCCGTTGCCCCCTTCACAGACAGATTTTCGGCCTTCATTTTCTATCCCATAACCATTGCCGGGCAGGATCTGCCCTGGATTGTTATCTGGCTGGCAACCGCGGCTGTCGGATTTACCCTTTATTTCTGGTTTATCAATTTCAGGGGATTTGGCCTTGCCCTGCGCATTGTACGCGGCGACTATACAAAGAAGTCGGATGCCGGTGAAGTCAGCCATTTCCAAGCCCTGACCGCAGCGCTTTCCGGCACAGTCGGCCTTGGAAATATTGCCGGGGTCGGCGTCGCCATCAGCCTGGGTGGACCGGGTGCCACATTCTGGATGATCGTGGTTGGCTTGTTTGGCATGACATCAAAGTTTGCTGAATGTACCCTTGGGGTAAAATATCGTGAAATTGATGAAAACGGCGTCGTTTCCGGTGGTCCCATGTATTATCTCAAGAAGGGCCTGGCTGAAAAGGGCTTCCCAAAAATTGGCCTGTTTCTGGCCGGTATTTTTGCCATTTGCTGCATTCTGGGCTCCTTCGGTGCAGGAAATATTTTTCAGATCAGCAATTCCCTTTCAATCATTAAACATGTCACCGGCGGTGAAAACAGCTTCCTCCACAATAATGGCTGGATCTACGGCGTTACCGTGTCCATTTTCGTGGGTGTGGTTATTATCGGCGGCATCAAATCCATCGCCTCGGTTACCTCCAAGCTTGTCCCCTTCATGTGCGGAATTTATATGCTTGCGGCTTTCGGTGTTTTGTTCAGCTTGTTTGACCAGATCCCGGCCGCTTTTGCCGCCATTATTGAAGGCGCCTTTGCACCTGAGGCAAGCATCGGCGGTGTTATTGCCGTTATGATCCAGGGGATGAGACGGGCCACCTTCTCCAACGAAGCAGGCATCGGCTCTGCCGCGATTGCCCACTCTGCCGTAAAAACCGACGAACCGGTAACCGAGGGCCTGGTTGCCCTGCTTGAACCCTTTATCGACACTGTTGTCGTCTGCACAACCACAGCCCTGGTCATCATCATCACCGGCGCCTATCTGACCGGAGATTCGACCGGGATCGTGCTGACCTCAAATGCCTTTACAACGGTCTATCCGTCCTTCGACATGGCACTGGCGGTCATCGCCTTTCTTTTTGCCATTTCCACAACCATCACCTGGGCCTACTATGGGCAGAAATCATGGGAATTTTTGTTCGGTGGCGGAAAAGCTATCGGCACCGCCTACAAGCTTCTGTTTTGCGCCGTTGCCATCATCGGATCCACAATGCCGCTTGGAAAAATTGTAGATTTCGGAGATGCTGCGCTCTTTTCAATGGCAATTCCAAATATTATCGGTGTTGTCATCCTGGCACCTGTTGTAAAACGGGAGATCAATTCCTATCTGGAACGTATAAGAAGTGGAGAAATCGCGCCGGTCACTGCCGAAGAAAAAGCCTGAGGTAACTGATATCCGGCCTTTAAATCTGAAAACTCAAAAGGACTATAAAATGAACTTGCTTTTGAAAATGGCACTCGCGTCCGTCATTGGTATGGTGGCGGCGACTACAGCCAGCGCTGAGGGAGACGCTACTCTCGGCCAGAAAACCTTCAAGAAAAAATGTGCCGCCTGTCACACTGTCGATAAGGGCGGCAAGAAGAAGGTTGGCCCAAACCTTTATGCTATTGTCGGTCGCGAAGCTGCCAAATTTGAAGGGTTTAAATATTCTGATGCAATGGTCTCTTCCGGACTGACATGGGATGAAACCACTCTGGATCATTATCTTACACAGCCCAAGGCGCTGGTCCCCAAGACCAAGATGATTTTCGCCGGTCTTAAAAAAGAGCAGGACCGGGAAGATCTTATTGCCTATCTGAAAACTCTGGCAGACTGACCGCAGAACAACCGGGAAATGGGTGCTTTTTATTTAATTATATGAAGCGCCCATTTTTTGACATTTTGGCACACCAGAATGCATTTAACATTACATATGATACGCTGATAACATACTGACTTTTAGGGCTCTAAATTATGAAGAACGCTTCAAAAGCCGTCGCACAAAAGAATATAATCACACGCCGGATGGCAATTTTTGCCTTTTCCAGCCTGCTGTTGATCGGCGCATTCTTTTATGCGCAATCACTTTTCGCCGCACCTGAAGCCGAAACAACCCCAAACCAGAGCGAGGAAGAACAAGCCAAAGGCAAGGCATTTGTCGAGGCTACCTCCCAACGCGCACTGGATGTTCTGAAACGGAAAGAAACACTTTCAGAGCCTGAGATTGAGGATGAATTCCGCGTAATCCTGACTGACGCATTTGCCATCGACTATATCGGAAAACTGGTACTGGGCAGGCACCGGAAAAAAGCGACAAAAGAAGAACTGAAAACCTATAACGACCTGTTTCCAGACTTCCTGATCAAGGTTTATGCTTCCCGGCTGACCAAGCTTGACACCACCCAGATCGATATCGGCCGGGTCATCCCGCACGGCAAGAAGGATATGTTCGTGCGCAGCAAGGTGCTCGGGGAAAACAACGAAACTTTTGATGTTGACTGGCGGATCCGTCCCTTCAACGATGCAGGCTATCAGATTATCGACGTAAAAATCGAGGGGATCAGCATGGCCCGCACCCAGAGGGACGATTTTACATCACGGGTCAGCGAGAGCCAGATGTCCGGCCTCAATCAATATATGAAGAATATTATTGACGGCGTTGAGGAAGCCGAGCCCATTGATATCAAGAAAGACGGCGAGACGGCAGATTCTGACATAGAAAATAACAGCTAATCGCCGCTTTTCTGCAGAATCTAGACCTTGTGATCATGGCAGGTCAGCTGAAGCTGGCCTGCCGTATTGTTTATGGCCGATATACAGGCTTCCGCCCGGTCGGGATCTACAGATATTGCAAAGGTTGTGTGATAAACCATTTTCCCGTCGTCTCCCATCCGGCGTGTGGAATGCATACGCACCACATTGGCATCATAGTCAATAAAGGCTTCCGCCAGCCGGGCAATAAGGCCGGGCTGGTCACCGCCGCCCACTTCAATAATATGTGTCACGTTTGACGTGCTGTCCTGATCGACGGGAAAACGAAAATCTGTAACCAGACAGTCCGCGTTGGCCAGACATTCAAGGGACTGAAGTTCGCTTTGCAGAAAGCGGCTTGAAACCTCACCGGGCAGTTCGGCAACACAGGAAAATTCACACCCCTTC belongs to Emcibacter sp. and includes:
- a CDS encoding TRAP transporter substrate-binding protein, which translates into the protein MKYVTGLLFLALLLGGCDQKKNVPSEDKTESPPVFMKMASSYPSSLGLLGASGTRIETQIHLISNGNVSIKFFEPGALVPNLEIFDAVSYGALDAGWSAPGLWSGKVPSLQLFSAVPFGPGAAEYLAWFYGGGGRVIFEEIYERHNIHSLICGVNPPEASGWFREEIKSLDDLKGLKIRFYGLGARVLSKLGVSTQLLATGDIFPALELGTIDATEFSMPSIDLQMGFSQLAKHYYFPGWHQQATFFELMINLDRWNSLNPVQQAQIESVCADNIRFTLAFGEADQADALEELQKQGVQFHKWPEEIMQALHAAWLEVAREEADKDPDFKRAWDSLSGFREKYKTWKELGNLD
- a CDS encoding TRAP transporter small permease subunit, encoding MTDLAKIEKSLSSFISSTGKISSWLVVVMMLVIVFDVISRRFFVIGSVKFQELEWHLHGILFLCCLGYTYLKDAHVRVEFLREKLSPRTRAWLEIAGSLFFLLPYCLVLIYFGYDFTVRAFVGNEVSAAAEGLPFRWIIKGFIPLGIFLLALSAVTVILRNLLQLKQVD
- a CDS encoding TRAP transporter large permease subunit, which encodes MAALTEYLPLLMFVALGLFLFSGYPVAFVLGGTGLLFGLIGMTMDLFNFKEFFLIISRIYGGVVENLVLIAVPMFVFMGIILERSGIARDLLQSLQILTRRIPGGLALSVTLLGTIMAATTGIIGASVVMITLMALPVMLEQDYDKAFATGTIAASGTLGILIPPSIMLVIMGELLSTSVGTLFVSALVPGLLLALLYVVYIFIRSWLNPAIAPSDTKAHITGNEGFSETALPNDNSITLLLKRILPPLILILLVLGSIFGGFATPTEAAGVGAFAALLLALVKKRLNISVLGRMCEETASTTGMVFGVFIGATAFSYVFRSLGGDDLIIGFIQSMPAGPWMILGGLMLLIFVLGFFFDWIEITLIVLPVFTPIIGALDFGQHIASSDIVVWFAILTAINLQTSFLTPPFGFALFFTKGAAADSVSIQDIYRGVVPFVLLQLLGLTLVILFPQIALWLPNMLIK
- a CDS encoding DUF2336 domain-containing protein codes for the protein MTNTLSQSDVLKLLQDPSPENRAVAAEKVGKHFSGASLSPEEKKIAEDIFKLMVKDAEVRVRVALSASLMDNPEIPHDVALTLANDVTEVSLPILEFSEVLTDEDLKEIIANSGSESQMAVARRENLSSEVAEAIVETSLDEDVVATLVSNESAELSEGTMGKVLDKFGESEKVNAPLAKRDQLPIKVAERLVSLVSEKVRDHLVTHHEMSPDMAMDLFLSARERATVSLLDGGADVMDVRQLVEQLHSHGRLTPTLILRALCMGDLVFFEAAVAKLCNIPVSNAYKLIHDRGDLGISAIFRQANLSPELLPLAKAALDVAEDMSVSAGEDRERFRSRMLERVLTYCENDVDPENLDYFITKMGSAGGTAAA
- a CDS encoding alanine/glycine:cation symporter family protein, whose protein sequence is MFASSAHAVALDTDKIDQAINGAVAPFTDRFSAFIFYPITIAGQDLPWIVIWLATAAVGFTLYFWFINFRGFGLALRIVRGDYTKKSDAGEVSHFQALTAALSGTVGLGNIAGVGVAISLGGPGATFWMIVVGLFGMTSKFAECTLGVKYREIDENGVVSGGPMYYLKKGLAEKGFPKIGLFLAGIFAICCILGSFGAGNIFQISNSLSIIKHVTGGENSFLHNNGWIYGVTVSIFVGVVIIGGIKSIASVTSKLVPFMCGIYMLAAFGVLFSLFDQIPAAFAAIIEGAFAPEASIGGVIAVMIQGMRRATFSNEAGIGSAAIAHSAVKTDEPVTEGLVALLEPFIDTVVVCTTTALVIIITGAYLTGDSTGIVLTSNAFTTVYPSFDMALAVIAFLFAISTTITWAYYGQKSWEFLFGGGKAIGTAYKLLFCAVAIIGSTMPLGKIVDFGDAALFSMAIPNIIGVVILAPVVKREINSYLERIRSGEIAPVTAEEKA
- a CDS encoding cytochrome c family protein translates to MNLLLKMALASVIGMVAATTASAEGDATLGQKTFKKKCAACHTVDKGGKKKVGPNLYAIVGREAAKFEGFKYSDAMVSSGLTWDETTLDHYLTQPKALVPKTKMIFAGLKKEQDREDLIAYLKTLAD
- a CDS encoding ABC transporter substrate-binding protein, with product MKNASKAVAQKNIITRRMAIFAFSSLLLIGAFFYAQSLFAAPEAETTPNQSEEEQAKGKAFVEATSQRALDVLKRKETLSEPEIEDEFRVILTDAFAIDYIGKLVLGRHRKKATKEELKTYNDLFPDFLIKVYASRLTKLDTTQIDIGRVIPHGKKDMFVRSKVLGENNETFDVDWRIRPFNDAGYQIIDVKIEGISMARTQRDDFTSRVSESQMSGLNQYMKNIIDGVEEAEPIDIKKDGETADSDIENNS
- a CDS encoding ACT domain-containing protein, encoding MPNSANHTVLISIVSPDQVGLVAAVTGRLFDLGVNLADTSFAVLGKGCEFSCVAELPGEVSSRFLQSELQSLECLANADCLVTDFRFPVDQDSTSNVTHIIEVGGGDQPGLIARLAEAFIDYDANVVRMHSTRRMGDDGKMVYHTTFAISVDPDRAEACISAINNTAGQLQLTCHDHKV